The following proteins are encoded in a genomic region of Herminiimonas arsenicoxydans:
- a CDS encoding putative cytochrome c (Evidence 3 : Function proposed based on presence of conserved amino acid motif, structural feature or limited homology; Product type pc : putative carrier) — protein sequence MSDAHHEESAIKTPKQLIMAILAGFLVPIICIVLLVLYVTNDKTIGAGSEGLAPEAVSARIKPVADEGFTLKDVNAPKVLKTGEEVYKMACAACHATGAAGAPKFGDAGAWGPRIAQGYETLVKHAIQGIRAMPAKGGNPDLDDVEVERVVVLLANSAGGKFAEPKVPAPAAAPAADAAAK from the coding sequence ATGAGCGACGCACACCACGAAGAATCCGCGATCAAGACGCCTAAGCAACTCATCATGGCCATTTTGGCCGGCTTTCTGGTCCCCATCATTTGTATCGTATTACTGGTGCTTTACGTCACAAATGACAAAACCATAGGTGCAGGTTCAGAAGGTCTGGCGCCGGAAGCGGTCAGCGCACGCATCAAGCCGGTTGCTGACGAAGGCTTCACCCTGAAAGACGTGAACGCACCGAAAGTACTGAAAACCGGTGAAGAAGTCTACAAAATGGCTTGCGCCGCCTGCCACGCCACCGGCGCAGCAGGAGCACCGAAATTCGGCGATGCCGGCGCATGGGGCCCGCGTATTGCACAAGGTTATGAAACCCTGGTCAAACACGCAATTCAAGGTATTCGTGCAATGCCGGCCAAAGGCGGCAACCCGGATCTGGACGATGTTGAGGTGGAACGCGTGGTCGTCTTGCTGGCCAATAGTGCCGGCGGCAAGTTTGCCGAACCGAAAGTACCTGCGCCTGCCGCAGCACCGGCAGCTGATGCCGCTGCAAAATAA
- a CDS encoding Hypothetical protein (Evidence 5 : No homology to any previously reported sequences), translated as MTQDRKLQEEETLAQRKERLLLQCRAYRSGIGRARNTVRAHLGADEIAKTAIGLISARAQSALANFSDLLDFRNMSGAKLQRLLPLVVSGVSLLSRRSLWRPILKGAAVAGTAVATIYFLSRKKAKKTDGKHVALHEHL; from the coding sequence ATGACACAAGACCGAAAGCTGCAGGAAGAAGAGACGCTGGCGCAGCGCAAGGAAAGATTGCTGTTGCAGTGTCGCGCATACCGGTCCGGTATCGGCCGGGCCCGCAACACGGTGCGCGCGCATCTCGGTGCGGATGAAATAGCCAAGACCGCAATCGGCCTGATCAGCGCACGCGCGCAATCCGCATTAGCCAATTTTTCCGATTTGCTGGATTTCAGGAATATGTCGGGCGCCAAACTGCAGCGTCTGTTGCCGCTGGTCGTCAGTGGTGTATCCCTGCTGTCGCGTCGTTCCTTGTGGCGGCCGATACTGAAAGGCGCAGCGGTAGCTGGAACGGCTGTTGCCACCATCTATTTCCTGTCGCGCAAGAAGGCGAAAAAAACGGATGGCAAGCATGTCGCCTTGCACGAACATCTGTGA
- a CDS encoding conserved hypothetical protein; putative membrane protein (Evidence 4 : Homologs of previously reported genes of unknown function): MEQPSARPQNDRPGLIGGVAELARNTFGLLMSRIELAALELAEVRANALKLALLFALGVVIAFFAIGYWTVLIAYLSWPVLGWKILLILALVFTVITGGIFYYLKSLIEQGKLSMPATMEELRNDHDALL; encoded by the coding sequence ATGGAACAGCCAAGCGCGCGGCCGCAGAATGATCGCCCCGGCCTGATAGGCGGGGTGGCAGAACTGGCCAGGAATACTTTCGGCTTGTTGATGAGCCGTATCGAACTGGCCGCTCTGGAGCTGGCGGAGGTGCGTGCCAATGCATTGAAGCTGGCGCTGCTGTTTGCGCTGGGCGTCGTCATCGCCTTTTTTGCCATCGGCTACTGGACGGTGCTGATTGCCTATCTCAGCTGGCCGGTGCTGGGCTGGAAAATCCTGCTCATCCTCGCTCTTGTGTTTACGGTGATTACAGGCGGTATTTTCTATTACCTCAAGTCCCTGATTGAGCAAGGAAAATTGTCGATGCCGGCAACCATGGAAGAATTGCGCAATGATCATGACGCTTTGTTGTAA
- a CDS encoding Conserved hypothetical protein (Evidence 4 : Homologs of previously reported genes of unknown function): MKASTLKTTRSDMKTLVKDAQELFREATSATGERADELRHRGLQLLDSALTKAQEVQTAALETGKEIAEKTDDYVHENPWRAVAISAGVGVLVGLLISRK, encoded by the coding sequence ATGAAAGCATCTACCTTGAAAACTACACGCAGCGATATGAAAACACTGGTCAAGGACGCACAGGAATTATTCCGTGAAGCGACCAGCGCGACCGGCGAACGGGCAGACGAATTGCGTCATCGCGGTCTGCAATTACTGGATTCAGCACTGACCAAGGCGCAAGAGGTGCAAACCGCAGCGCTTGAAACCGGCAAGGAAATTGCAGAAAAAACAGACGACTACGTACATGAAAACCCATGGCGCGCAGTGGCGATTTCAGCCGGCGTCGGCGTCTTGGTGGGTCTTCTGATTTCACGCAAATAA
- a CDS encoding Putative dihydrolipoamide dehydrogenase (Evidence 3 : Function proposed based on presence of conserved amino acid motif, structural feature or limited homology; Product type pe : putative enzyme), with product MKTLEFDVAVIGAGSAGMSAYRAAKTHGKRVALIESGPYGTTCARVGCMPSKLLIAAAEAAHAVGEAPGFGVHAGALRIDGKAVMQRVRSERDRFVGFVVQGIEHIDPADRLRSHARFLAADCLQVGEHTQVQAQCVVIASGSSPQIPPELSGLGKQLIVSDDVFDWDDLPASVAVIGTGVIGLELGQALHRLGVRVAIFGRKARVAQLSDPAVNQTAIACLGAELDLRLNTTIVTARLSGAQVELHTRSADGDERTEHFQYVLAATGRTPNVRGLGLETTGLQLNEQGLPTFDPSTMQCGDSAIFIAGDVDNDRPLLHEASDEGRIAGDNAGRFPAVAAGLRRVPLAIAFTDPQIAMIGHTPRTLKKGCFQSGEVSFEDQGRSRVMRQNRGLLRVYGEPGSLRFLGAEMTGPRAEHLAHLLAWACQSGMTVDQMLDMPFYHPVVEEGLRTALRNLKENLLQHVSAIEHCADCTPGV from the coding sequence ATGAAGACTCTGGAATTCGATGTGGCAGTAATAGGCGCCGGCAGTGCCGGGATGTCGGCATATCGCGCGGCCAAGACTCACGGCAAGCGCGTTGCGTTGATCGAGAGCGGGCCTTACGGCACGACGTGCGCACGCGTCGGCTGCATGCCGAGCAAATTATTGATTGCGGCAGCGGAAGCCGCCCATGCAGTCGGCGAGGCACCGGGTTTCGGCGTACACGCCGGCGCCTTGCGCATCGATGGCAAAGCCGTCATGCAACGCGTCCGGTCGGAACGCGATCGCTTCGTCGGTTTCGTCGTGCAGGGTATCGAGCATATCGATCCCGCCGATCGTTTGCGCAGTCATGCGCGCTTTCTTGCGGCCGATTGCCTGCAGGTGGGCGAACATACGCAAGTCCAGGCGCAGTGCGTCGTGATTGCCAGCGGCTCCAGTCCGCAGATACCGCCAGAGCTGAGCGGTCTGGGAAAACAGCTGATAGTGAGCGACGATGTATTTGACTGGGATGATTTGCCGGCATCGGTGGCGGTGATCGGCACCGGTGTGATCGGACTCGAACTCGGTCAGGCGCTGCACAGACTGGGCGTGCGGGTGGCGATTTTCGGCCGCAAAGCCAGAGTTGCGCAATTGAGCGATCCCGCCGTCAATCAAACCGCCATAGCCTGTCTGGGGGCCGAGCTGGATCTGCGCCTGAATACGACCATCGTGACGGCCAGACTGAGCGGCGCGCAGGTTGAGCTGCATACGCGCAGTGCGGATGGCGATGAACGCACCGAACATTTTCAATACGTACTTGCAGCGACCGGACGCACGCCGAATGTGCGCGGGCTGGGGCTGGAGACGACGGGTTTGCAATTGAATGAACAGGGCTTGCCGACATTCGATCCATCGACGATGCAGTGCGGCGATAGCGCCATCTTTATCGCCGGCGATGTGGATAATGATCGACCGCTATTGCATGAAGCAAGCGACGAAGGAAGGATTGCCGGCGACAATGCCGGACGTTTCCCCGCTGTTGCGGCCGGCTTGCGGCGCGTTCCTCTGGCAATCGCCTTTACCGATCCGCAGATCGCGATGATAGGGCACACCCCGCGTACCTTGAAAAAAGGCTGCTTCCAGTCGGGCGAAGTTTCATTTGAAGATCAGGGGCGCAGTCGCGTGATGCGGCAGAATCGCGGCTTGCTGCGCGTGTATGGCGAACCGGGTTCGCTGCGCTTTCTCGGCGCCGAAATGACAGGGCCGCGCGCCGAGCATCTGGCGCATTTGCTGGCGTGGGCATGTCAGAGCGGAATGACGGTTGATCAGATGCTCGATATGCCGTTTTACCATCCGGTCGTTGAAGAAGGCTTGCGCACGGCCTTGCGGAATCTAAAGGAAAATCTGCTGCAGCATGTCAGCGCGATCGAGCATTGCGCCGATTGCACGCCGGGCGTCTGA
- a CDS encoding Hypothetical protein (Evidence 5 : No homology to any previously reported sequences): MTLIDSKRPSKLYYFSERSSLERSLSLGEFRLSPPIADLPAQTGAGGFLVLSLMQTFDGTLFDALPHVDAYLVVHNAEEFGERLHRAVQKTLPSWAGIDAAVSYGAPSPLGRIFSKAKNQASENEWRFAWRPMQAGTSLHPVVIKIGSIEDIAELHSRHD, encoded by the coding sequence ATGACTTTGATTGATAGCAAACGTCCTTCCAAGCTTTATTATTTTTCCGAACGCAGCAGCCTTGAGCGCTCCTTGTCGCTAGGGGAATTCCGTTTAAGCCCGCCGATAGCGGATTTGCCTGCGCAAACCGGCGCCGGCGGCTTCCTGGTTCTGAGCCTGATGCAAACCTTTGACGGCACCCTGTTCGACGCCTTGCCGCATGTTGATGCGTATCTGGTTGTGCATAATGCCGAAGAGTTCGGTGAGCGGCTGCATCGGGCTGTGCAAAAAACCCTGCCTAGCTGGGCCGGCATCGATGCCGCGGTTTCATACGGCGCACCCAGCCCCTTGGGCAGGATATTTTCCAAGGCGAAAAATCAGGCCAGTGAAAACGAATGGCGCTTTGCCTGGCGACCCATGCAGGCGGGCACATCGCTGCATCCGGTTGTTATCAAGATCGGCAGTATCGAAGATATCGCCGAGCTGCACAGCAGGCACGACTAG
- a CDS encoding Hypothetical protein (Evidence 5 : No homology to any previously reported sequences) — translation MNLKKTIRSLSFVIAASASSIALAQGVGVGVGLGVDAGASGSRAQTGGQANVGVGAQVEDNSGRTNAGATAGGTVQGMKRDGRSAHRVTSDTAASVDAQGSQQEQKAARAKRTAEAKANFDAGIKAQGSN, via the coding sequence ATGAATTTGAAAAAAACTATTCGATCGTTATCGTTCGTTATTGCTGCATCGGCTTCTTCCATCGCATTGGCGCAAGGTGTCGGCGTTGGTGTGGGCTTGGGTGTCGATGCCGGCGCCTCTGGTTCACGTGCACAAACCGGTGGCCAGGCAAATGTGGGCGTGGGCGCTCAGGTAGAGGACAACAGTGGCCGTACGAATGCGGGCGCAACTGCCGGCGGTACGGTGCAAGGTATGAAACGTGATGGTCGCTCGGCGCATCGGGTGACGAGCGATACGGCGGCTTCGGTAGACGCGCAGGGTAGTCAGCAGGAGCAAAAGGCCGCGCGCGCAAAAAGAACGGCCGAAGCAAAGGCGAACTTCGACGCCGGCATCAAAGCGCAAGGCAGCAATTAA
- a CDS encoding Conserved hypothetical protein; putative exported protein (Evidence 4 : Homologs of previously reported genes of unknown function): protein MSASWMINATISAVLLPPLNFILLCALGLWLRRRWPRGGLTLSVAALIMLTVLSTRMGASLFVHPLEKMNPPLLSAKAAGAQAIVVLGGGRISNAPEYGGQDIPAAITLQRLRYAAKLQRETGLPLLVSGGRPDGASESEAAGMARVLLDDFSVPVKWQEEMSNNTAENAQFSSRVLRAAGVQRILLVTDAIHMQRAKIAFQQAGLQVVPAATLFTSAARVTLPDFLPTSLHMASYALREWLGLAWYCLRHRHPAL, encoded by the coding sequence ATGAGCGCAAGCTGGATGATCAATGCAACGATCAGTGCCGTATTGCTGCCGCCACTGAATTTTATTTTGCTCTGTGCACTCGGCTTGTGGCTGCGCCGCCGCTGGCCGCGTGGCGGTCTGACCTTGTCCGTCGCTGCCCTGATCATGCTGACCGTGCTGAGTACGCGCATGGGTGCATCGCTGTTTGTCCATCCGCTGGAGAAAATGAATCCGCCCCTGCTGTCGGCCAAGGCCGCAGGCGCGCAGGCGATTGTCGTGCTGGGCGGCGGGCGCATCAGCAATGCACCTGAATACGGCGGGCAGGATATTCCCGCTGCCATTACACTGCAACGCCTGCGCTATGCGGCAAAACTGCAGCGCGAAACCGGCCTGCCTCTGCTGGTAAGCGGCGGCCGGCCCGACGGTGCGTCCGAATCCGAGGCCGCCGGCATGGCGCGCGTATTGCTGGACGATTTTTCCGTGCCGGTGAAATGGCAGGAGGAGATGTCGAACAACACCGCCGAGAATGCGCAATTTTCCAGCCGTGTGCTGCGTGCGGCTGGCGTGCAGCGCATTCTTCTCGTGACGGATGCGATCCACATGCAGCGTGCCAAGATCGCATTTCAGCAAGCCGGTCTGCAGGTGGTGCCCGCAGCCACACTCTTTACGAGCGCCGCGCGTGTAACGCTGCCGGATTTTTTGCCGACCAGCCTGCATATGGCGTCTTATGCGCTGCGCGAATGGCTGGGCCTGGCCTGGTATTGCTTGCGTCATCGCCATCCTGCGCTTTGA
- a CDS encoding Hypothetical protein; putative TonB domain (Evidence 5 : No homology to any previously reported sequences), whose amino-acid sequence MKTRLTICLLALALAGCGGKAVLDRSEVETTGDGTSTADTVGEYKLALAQRIAQVNSTKVYIGRPQALLRSVVVVKYVVDAKGSLLRSEIMRSNRDRSTEATALASLRSTAPFPKPAASLLRHGRIELMETWLFNNDGRFQLRTIAEPQMDE is encoded by the coding sequence ATGAAAACTCGACTCACGATTTGCCTGCTTGCGCTGGCATTGGCCGGTTGCGGCGGCAAGGCAGTACTGGATAGAAGCGAAGTTGAAACCACTGGGGACGGTACTTCTACTGCCGATACGGTGGGCGAGTACAAGCTTGCGCTGGCCCAACGCATTGCGCAGGTGAATTCCACCAAGGTATATATAGGACGGCCGCAAGCCTTGCTGCGCTCGGTCGTGGTGGTCAAGTATGTGGTCGATGCCAAGGGCAGCCTGCTGCGTAGCGAGATCATGCGTTCCAATCGCGATCGCAGCACCGAAGCCACGGCGCTGGCTAGTTTGCGCAGCACGGCGCCGTTTCCCAAACCGGCCGCCTCGTTGTTGCGGCATGGCCGGATAGAGCTGATGGAAACCTGGCTGTTCAATAACGACGGCCGTTTTCAGTTGCGCACGATCGCCGAACCGCAAATGGATGAGTAA
- a CDS encoding Putative proline iminopeptidase (PIP) (Prolyl aminopeptidase) (PAP) (Evidence 3 : Function proposed based on presence of conserved amino acid motif, structural feature or limited homology; Product type pe : putative enzyme) translates to MKTSSSKTALFPPLQPYRSGMLPVDQLHALYWEECGNPEGVPVLFLHGGPGGGITPSHRQFFDPAYYRIVLFDQRGAGKSTPPGEVRNNTTPLLIADIEAIRRMLGIEQWLVFGGSWGATLALAYGQAHPQCCLGFVLRGIFLCTQAEIDWFMYGMRTFFPQEHDAFIADIPPSERGDLLRAYQARLFGDDGEVAARAARNWSRYEGSCLFLQPQPETIEACSDDAIAIGIGRLEAHYFLHGGFIEEDQLIRDLDRIRHLPAVIVQGRYDAVCPPVSAWRLHQAWPQARLHIIADAGHAALEPGTAAALVAATEQFRVQQCFD, encoded by the coding sequence ATGAAAACTTCCTCGTCGAAAACAGCGCTTTTCCCCCCGCTGCAACCGTATCGCAGCGGCATGTTGCCGGTTGACCAGTTGCATGCCTTGTACTGGGAAGAATGCGGCAACCCGGAAGGCGTGCCGGTGCTGTTCCTGCATGGCGGCCCCGGCGGCGGTATTACGCCGTCGCACAGGCAATTTTTCGATCCGGCGTATTACCGCATTGTGCTGTTCGATCAGCGCGGCGCTGGTAAATCGACGCCTCCGGGCGAAGTGCGCAACAATACGACGCCGCTGTTGATCGCCGACATTGAGGCGATACGCCGCATGCTGGGCATAGAACAATGGCTGGTATTCGGTGGTTCGTGGGGGGCAACGCTGGCGCTAGCCTACGGGCAGGCGCATCCGCAATGCTGTCTCGGATTTGTCTTGCGCGGCATTTTTCTCTGCACGCAAGCAGAGATAGACTGGTTCATGTACGGCATGCGCACCTTCTTTCCGCAAGAGCATGATGCATTCATCGCCGACATTCCGCCGTCTGAACGCGGCGATTTGTTGCGTGCCTATCAGGCACGCCTGTTTGGCGACGATGGCGAGGTGGCCGCACGCGCCGCGCGCAACTGGAGTCGTTATGAAGGCAGTTGCCTGTTCCTGCAGCCGCAGCCGGAAACGATAGAAGCATGCAGTGACGATGCGATTGCAATCGGCATAGGCCGGCTGGAAGCGCATTATTTTCTGCATGGCGGATTCATCGAGGAAGATCAGTTGATCCGCGATCTTGATCGCATACGCCACTTACCAGCCGTGATCGTGCAGGGTCGTTACGATGCAGTGTGCCCGCCGGTATCGGCGTGGCGTTTGCATCAGGCGTGGCCGCAGGCAAGGCTGCATATCATTGCGGATGCCGGACATGCAGCGCTGGAACCGGGAACGGCAGCGGCACTGGTAGCGGCGACCGAGCAATTCAGGGTGCAGCAATGTTTTGACTGA
- a CDS encoding Putative MscS mechanosensitive ion channel (Evidence 3 : Function proposed based on presence of conserved amino acid motif, structural feature or limited homology; Product type pt : putative transporter) yields MPQSICIFACRKHLRTIQLLRPLIFRARTAGKSQQAARNRRNRHMAVLQNWMVFGISLESWLYALITTCLIYLLLDVLTRSTVHLAKRRIALPPKAASRRINQVVVGMAPGSKRYLYFLFALLIGLQTLLLPATLELRLFQAGVIVVGIQALLWINRGINTWLEDLDISGINPDLRKRATTTTMVFLLRLAVMLTVVLTVLANLGVNITAFVASLGIGGIAIALALQTILSDLFASLSIGLDKPFEVGDFIIVDEVMLGTVEYIGVKTTRLRSLGGEQLVRSNTELLKSVIRNYKRMAERRIVFSFGIRYETPLAKVGQLGSVLGEIISAIDNTRFDRAHFVKFGASSLDFEVVYYVLSSDYNTYMDIQQRINLELMQACAQRGILFARPTSILHFGSEVRLASAEIEAVNKDAATLQDMPG; encoded by the coding sequence ATGCCGCAATCCATCTGTATTTTTGCCTGTAGAAAACATTTGCGAACTATTCAACTGTTACGTCCTCTTATTTTCAGAGCGCGGACAGCTGGCAAGTCGCAACAAGCTGCGCGCAACAGGAGAAATAGACATATGGCTGTACTGCAAAATTGGATGGTGTTCGGCATTTCACTGGAAAGCTGGCTCTATGCACTGATCACAACGTGCCTGATTTATCTGCTGCTCGATGTGCTCACCCGTTCTACCGTTCATCTGGCGAAACGACGCATCGCGCTACCGCCCAAGGCAGCCAGCAGGCGTATCAATCAAGTCGTCGTGGGCATGGCGCCTGGCTCCAAACGTTATCTGTACTTTCTGTTTGCACTGCTGATCGGCCTGCAAACACTGCTGCTGCCGGCTACCCTGGAATTACGGCTGTTTCAGGCGGGTGTGATCGTCGTCGGTATTCAGGCGCTGCTGTGGATCAACCGCGGCATCAATACCTGGCTGGAAGATCTCGACATCTCCGGCATCAATCCGGACTTGCGCAAACGCGCGACCACCACCACGATGGTATTTCTGTTGCGTCTGGCGGTCATGCTGACGGTCGTGTTGACGGTGCTGGCCAATCTGGGCGTCAACATTACAGCTTTTGTTGCCAGCCTCGGCATAGGCGGCATCGCGATTGCACTGGCGCTGCAAACCATTTTGAGCGATTTGTTTGCATCGCTGTCGATAGGCTTGGACAAACCGTTTGAAGTTGGCGATTTCATTATTGTGGATGAGGTGATGCTCGGCACGGTCGAATATATAGGCGTGAAGACGACGCGCCTGCGCAGCCTGGGTGGCGAGCAACTGGTACGCTCGAATACAGAATTGCTGAAATCAGTGATACGCAACTACAAACGCATGGCCGAGCGACGCATCGTCTTCAGCTTCGGCATTCGTTACGAAACGCCGCTCGCCAAGGTGGGCCAGCTCGGCAGCGTATTGGGTGAAATTATCAGCGCCATCGACAACACGCGCTTTGATCGCGCACACTTTGTCAAATTCGGCGCCAGCAGTCTCGATTTTGAAGTTGTCTACTATGTGCTCAGCAGTGATTACAACACCTACATGGATATCCAGCAGCGCATCAATCTGGAGCTGATGCAAGCCTGCGCACAACGCGGCATTCTGTTTGCACGCCCTACTTCGATTCTGCACTTCGGCTCCGAGGTACGACTGGCAAGCGCGGAGATTGAAGCAGTCAACAAGGATGCGGCAACGCTACAGGATATGCCGGGTTGA
- a CDS encoding Conserved hypothetical protein; putative membrane protein (Evidence 4 : Homologs of previously reported genes of unknown function) has translation MRRVAYNDELPFLPVFVINTLLRRILHALLFEICALVILVPLMSYGFDMDFFHFGALAVILAVCAMVCNMIYNHVYEMVERHYGWRRTIGMRVWHTLGFEAFFMAVALPLTAWWLHISVIDALVLDLVFSVFFMLYAFAFNWVYDIVRHRLSRSA, from the coding sequence ATGCGGCGAGTCGCCTATAATGACGAGCTTCCTTTTCTTCCGGTTTTTGTTATCAATACTTTACTTCGCCGTATTCTGCACGCCCTGCTGTTTGAAATCTGCGCGCTTGTCATTCTTGTTCCCCTGATGTCCTATGGTTTCGATATGGATTTCTTCCATTTCGGCGCACTGGCAGTGATCCTCGCCGTCTGTGCGATGGTTTGCAACATGATTTACAACCACGTTTATGAAATGGTCGAGCGCCATTACGGCTGGCGCCGCACGATCGGCATGAGGGTCTGGCACACGCTGGGTTTCGAGGCATTTTTCATGGCGGTCGCGTTGCCGCTGACGGCATGGTGGCTGCATATCTCGGTCATCGACGCCCTGGTGCTGGACCTGGTGTTCTCGGTTTTCTTCATGCTGTATGCGTTCGCCTTCAACTGGGTGTACGACATTGTGCGGCATCGTCTCAGTCGTTCCGCTTAA
- a CDS encoding Hypothetical protein; putative exported protein (Evidence 5 : No homology to any previously reported sequences) has protein sequence MFASLQFGAAVTLRSGVTAARLTAGLEGNRLQAIPRPAERRRVPCARSFLRPATQSIQLIEAFASGTIQS, from the coding sequence TTGTTTGCATCTCTCCAATTCGGCGCAGCCGTCACTCTACGGAGTGGAGTGACGGCTGCGCGGCTCACGGCGGGACTCGAAGGGAATCGCTTGCAAGCGATTCCGCGGCCAGCGGAACGTAGGCGAGTCCCATGCGCAAGGAGCTTTTTACGCCCCGCAACCCAAAGCATTCAACTGATAGAGGCTTTTGCTTCTGGTACCATACAGTCCTGA
- a CDS encoding Conserved hypothetical protein (Evidence 4 : Homologs of previously reported genes of unknown function) codes for MTDSTPDFKREPIPLPSKPGKVLLHSCCAPCSGEVMEAMLASGIDYSIFFYNPNIHPEKEYLLRKEENIRFAEKHNIEFIDADYDTDNWFERAKGMENEPERGIRCTMCFDMRFERTALYAHEHGFPVISSSLGISRWKDMNQINDCGVRAAAKYPDMLYWEYNWRKKGGSARMIEISKRENFYQQEYCGCVYSLRDTNKHRRESGRERIAMGVQFYGKQDTTEKTGE; via the coding sequence ATGACCGATTCCACCCCCGACTTCAAACGCGAACCCATTCCACTTCCGAGCAAGCCCGGCAAGGTTCTGCTGCATTCCTGCTGTGCGCCATGCTCCGGTGAAGTGATGGAGGCGATGCTGGCTTCCGGTATCGATTACTCGATTTTCTTTTACAACCCGAACATCCATCCGGAAAAAGAATATCTGCTGCGCAAGGAAGAAAACATCCGCTTTGCCGAAAAGCACAACATCGAGTTCATCGATGCCGATTACGACACCGACAACTGGTTCGAGCGCGCCAAGGGCATGGAGAACGAGCCTGAGCGCGGCATACGCTGCACGATGTGCTTCGACATGCGCTTCGAGCGCACGGCCCTGTATGCGCACGAACACGGCTTTCCAGTGATTTCAAGTTCGCTCGGCATCTCGCGCTGGAAAGACATGAATCAGATCAACGATTGCGGCGTGCGCGCGGCGGCGAAATATCCGGACATGCTGTACTGGGAATACAACTGGCGCAAAAAAGGCGGCTCCGCACGCATGATAGAAATTTCCAAACGCGAGAATTTCTATCAGCAGGAATATTGCGGTTGCGTGTATTCGCTGCGCGATACCAACAAGCACCGCCGCGAGAGTGGTCGTGAACGGATTGCGATGGGGGTGCAGTTTTACGGCAAACAGGACACCACCGAAAAAACCGGCGAATAA